In Phoenix dactylifera cultivar Barhee BC4 chromosome 1, palm_55x_up_171113_PBpolish2nd_filt_p, whole genome shotgun sequence, the genomic stretch ATAATGCCCTACATAAAGATCATCCTTCATCAAATGAACAAATCTATGTAATAAACATAAAGTTCAGGGATGTCTCGCACATACCAGAAATAGTCCGAGAGTACACTTCCAACAAAGCCATTAGCAAGAACAACTTCTTCCATTTTAGCTGAATGAGGTATCGTGAACTTGGGTTCAATCCCCAATGCAGTCAATGGCCACActataaagaaaacaaaagaaaaataatacattTACAAGAGTATGCAACAAAGCTAACGACAGATGGTTCAGTGGTTGCACTATGTTCAGAAAGGATAGTGATATATCACTCCaatcagagagaaaaaaaataggacAATAGATTGATGATATTGGAGAGCTTGAATCCTCTTCATTTATCATTAAACAACAATTTTGTCATGAGAAGCATCCAGATGGCGGCCTAATTTAAGATATattcatgatcattttgcattaGATCCTAGGCCTGTTGCGTTTCAAAAATAAAGGGCCTGCCTGGTTGCCAGTAATAGGAGTTTTCATCTAGCTGGGGTTGCATGCTGCTATAGTAACAGCAACTTTAGTCATATTCTGATGTTCGTTTGCATATGTGACTAGTTAATGTATTTCAAAATATGACATTTGGGTGATTGTATCTGCTCAtataaaatacatatttcatgtAAGTTAAGTGTGAGTACTGCAGCCTTAGTAACTACAACTAATTTATGACCATTCTAAACAGAGGGCAGGTTACTGTAAATGAGGAGTTGTTGGTAATTTACATGGTCCCCGCCAAATTTTAGTTAGTCAAGCACAGGAAAACTCATTTTACCTAGTGCAACCATGCCACCAGTTACTTGCGATCAAACAGGTTCAAAGGCCAgtatattttcataagaacggGAGAGGACTAATGCATTAGCAGAACTGCCATAAGATGATGATCTTGGTACTTTACGATGCCAATATTACTAGCAATTCTATAGATTGTATCATGTACATATATTAGTTTTTGATATTCAGGCAACTCAAAGGAGTTTGAAGTAAGTAATGCGCTCTATTATCTTTTTCCACTTGTTTAATCCTCCCAAAGGATGCCCCATGGTTCTTTTCCCGTCTACAAGTACTAGGTATTGTTGAGCAAATGTAGTAACTGTAATGAATGCAACATTTCGACAACTCATAGATCAATTAATTTGCAGGGTGCTTTTGTGATCTTACTATAGCACATGTTGTTGTTAACCACCACCAAATGACATGTTTCTATCTATCATCCCTGTGAATACTGGGGTGCATCTTCTCTTTTTccgctttttttcttttggtgtggGTGTggatttttttcctctttttttttttttggggtggtTGGGGGTGGATTTGCAGGTGGTGCTTGCAGGATTGGTTGTTTATGACTAACATGATAGTTGAGCCTTACCAAGCCACCATAGAGCTACAAGTGTAAAGAGTCCAACATATCCAAACAGCTTTTGAACATCGATTCCTTGCCCTTCCTCTCCTGCAAACTTTTTGAGCAGAACTGCAAAAATAATGTTCCTGAGATTAGTGGTAGCCCAATAGTCCATTTAACCGATTAGTGATTAGAAGAATGCAAAGGATAATATCCAACCAGTAAATAGACCATATGTCAAAGCTGAAAGAAGCCCAAAAAGATCCCCTACAAGAGACCTTTGCCCATTCCTGCGCATCATAGAATGCTGAAGCTCAAAGTTTGCCCATTACAAACATAAAGCTAAGAAATTCTTTGGACATGAAAATGActaaactaaaatattatagaaGTTGTAGAAAGCATATTCACAAGTAGCTTAGCTTAAGTTCATTTAATATAAATTCAAGAAAGCACTCtcagcaaaagaaaaaataaacaaatgaaTCCTTTAAAAAAGCATGGCAGAAAACTTTTCATCCCAAAGTAAACCAACCACATATAACACGCATATAGAAGAGCTTACCCAGAGGAGATCAACTGTGACTCATCCGCTGCCCACGTCTTACCCAGAGTTGTCATAGCAACACCGGCCATACTAACAAAAACAGCAACTACTTTTGCTATGTTTAGGGAATCTTGGCCCAGAATTACACCGATGAAAAGAGTAAAGAGTCCTGAAGTTGAAGATAGTACAGTAGTACTTGCAACACTAGTTCGTGCAAGCGCTGCATTTGACAAATACTGTATTCATCCAACATGAGAAATTTTTTAGTATCTGTTGCTAGTTTAATAAGTAGATTTACGAGTAAAACTCATTCAttcatcaaaaagaataaattGTTGAAATAAGAAGATAAATGAGAAAAATAGATAAGAATCTttcaagcagaaatttgatAAAGTATTTTGTTATTTCAATAAAGGAAGCGGCAAACATTTTTCAAATatatcaaaagataaaaataaataaaacaaaataaaaataaactaacAAACATTCATCTTTTCACTTACATCAAAACTAAGTTTTACAAATCTAGCAGGGAAAAAAAGAGACAGGATAGGGTTATTATAATCAACAATTCCTTACACCAGCCCaaaacataaataaaaacaacaTATGGTAACAAAATAAATACTGCAATGATTGTAAAATCTTACCTCTGTGACAAACCAAAGAGGGGCAAGATAGCATGCATAGATTGCAATTTCCCTAGTGGTTAACGTTCTATTCTCTTTCAGCACCTCAACTTCAACTTCAACTTCATCAAGTTTGACAATTAATGGATTTTCCTCTTCTTGTACGGAATGTTCTAGTTCACTGTCTTTCTTAGTTAAAGGGGCTTGTGATTCCATTTCCAAGATTTTCTGCATCCCACCAATTTTAAGAGAAGAATCCAGTCCAGATGGAGACTTGATGATGATTTCTGAAATTCTACCTCTTTTAGAAGAatgccttttcaaaaaattacaTAACCAATCTTTGATAAATGCTATTGGTAGATAAACAACCATGAGAGAGGCCCCCAAATAAGTAACTGCGAATGGCTGTTTGTAGTCTGTGAATATGCCCTGCAGGACAGTGGTAAGGATATTCAGAATTTACAAATTAAAAGCAATTATGCTACAGATATCCAAAAGTCAACGAATCAGCTCAAAGAGTAGACCAGCCTTACAAGCCAAATATAGCCCAAAAGAAGTTAGTTTCTGCGTTCTTATCAGGTTGAATTTTCAGGAAGGGGTTTAATTCCAcatgatttcataaaaaaaccAACACAACATACTAGGTTATCTTTCAATAACCCCCCTTGAATCATTTAGCTTTCCAACTAGCTACAAATGTACCAAAGTCTCATTAatcatttaaaaataattgTTAACAGGCCACCAAGATACATCGTGAACAAAACGTAGAAATTATTccttttatataaataa encodes the following:
- the LOC103715896 gene encoding uncharacterized vacuolar membrane protein YML018C; translation: MGWRYNAGLLLIGAVVIIWVTSAEVTQGIFTDYKQPFAVTYLGASLMVVYLPIAFIKDWLCNFLKRHSSKRGRISEIIIKSPSGLDSSLKIGGMQKILEMESQAPLTKKDSELEHSVQEEENPLIVKLDEVEVEVEVLKENRTLTTREIAIYACYLAPLWFVTEYLSNAALARTSVASTTVLSSTSGLFTLFIGVILGQDSLNIAKVVAVFVSMAGVAMTTLGKTWAADESQLISSGNGQRSLVGDLFGLLSALTYGLFTVLLKKFAGEEGQGIDVQKLFGYVGLFTLVALWWLVWPLTALGIEPKFTIPHSAKMEEVVLANGFVGSVLSDYFWALCVVWTTPLVATLGMSLTIPLAMVADMVIHGRHYSAVYILGSAQVFAGFVIANISDRLSQFLGL